The Virgibacillus dokdonensis genome includes a window with the following:
- a CDS encoding DUF896 domain-containing protein, whose amino-acid sequence MLSKGKIERINELARKSKVDGLTISEQNEQKKLRQEYLQSVRKSFKNQFKTMKVVDPEGNDVTPKKVKDLQKKHNKK is encoded by the coding sequence ATGCTCTCAAAAGGTAAGATCGAACGTATTAATGAGCTTGCAAGAAAATCCAAAGTGGACGGACTAACTATTTCTGAACAAAACGAACAAAAAAAATTACGCCAGGAATACTTACAGAGTGTAAGAAAATCTTTTAAAAATCAGTTTAAAACAATGAAAGTAGTTGATCCAGAGGGAAATGATGTAACACCGAAAAAAGTAAAAGATTTACAAAAAAAGCATAACAAGAAGTAG
- a CDS encoding YneB family resolvase-like protein, which yields MKAVVYCRVSTDKETQETSLIRQKQELVKLAAEYQLTVVACIQEQESGYSIDRDGIFKMLEIFSQKRADCLLIQDETRLGRGNTKIALFHQLLKLHIPIYTSFHGGKLELSEADSMVLQIVGIVEEYQRKIHNIKIKRGMKQAIAKGYDPTLNLSNRNEAPGRQRLEFPVEEVINLRQNGLTFKEIADTLNGLGYNVSKATVHRRYQEYESKQK from the coding sequence GTGAAGGCAGTTGTATATTGTAGGGTAAGTACTGACAAAGAAACTCAAGAAACATCATTAATAAGACAGAAACAGGAATTGGTTAAACTGGCAGCTGAATATCAACTTACTGTGGTAGCGTGTATACAAGAGCAAGAGAGCGGATATAGTATTGATCGAGATGGGATATTTAAGATGTTAGAGATTTTTTCTCAAAAAAGGGCAGATTGTTTATTGATTCAAGACGAGACTCGTTTAGGTAGGGGGAATACAAAAATTGCCCTTTTTCACCAGCTGCTGAAATTACATATTCCTATTTATACAAGCTTTCATGGAGGGAAGTTAGAGTTATCGGAAGCAGATTCCATGGTGTTGCAGATCGTTGGGATTGTGGAGGAGTATCAACGCAAAATACATAATATAAAGATAAAAAGAGGGATGAAGCAGGCAATTGCAAAAGGATATGATCCCACCTTAAATCTTTCGAATAGAAATGAAGCTCCAGGAAGGCAAAGATTAGAATTTCCTGTTGAAGAAGTCATTAATTTACGACAAAATGGTCTGACGTTTAAAGAAATTGCTGATACATTAAATGGTCTAGGTTACAATGTATCAAAGGCTACTGTTCATAGACGCTATCAAGAATATGAAAGCAAACAAAAATAA
- the lexA gene encoding transcriptional repressor LexA: MTKLSKRQQMILDYIKDEVMQKGYPPSVREIAKAVGLASSSTVHGHLARIEDKGYIRRDPTKPRAIEILHLEEENPIPKEEALYAPVIGKVTAGLPITAVENIEEYIPLPANTANPDDSLFVLVIEGESMIEAGILDGDMVIVKQQNTAQNSEIVVAMTADNEATVKRFFKEKDHIRLQPENATMEPLIYDNVTILGKVIGLYRHIH; encoded by the coding sequence ATGACTAAACTTTCCAAAAGGCAACAAATGATATTAGACTATATAAAAGATGAAGTAATGCAAAAAGGGTATCCACCATCTGTAAGAGAAATTGCCAAGGCTGTGGGTTTAGCGTCTAGCTCGACTGTTCACGGGCATTTAGCTAGAATTGAAGACAAAGGCTATATTAGACGTGACCCTACAAAGCCAAGAGCAATTGAGATCTTACATTTGGAAGAAGAGAATCCTATTCCAAAAGAAGAAGCACTTTATGCGCCTGTTATCGGGAAAGTAACAGCAGGCTTGCCCATAACAGCTGTAGAAAATATTGAAGAATATATTCCGCTTCCTGCAAATACGGCTAATCCTGATGATAGTCTATTTGTTTTAGTAATTGAAGGAGAGAGTATGATTGAAGCTGGAATTTTAGATGGAGATATGGTAATCGTTAAACAGCAAAACACAGCACAAAATAGCGAAATTGTTGTTGCAATGACAGCAGATAATGAAGCAACCGTAAAACGTTTTTTTAAAGAAAAAGATCATATACGATTACAACCAGAAAATGCAACCATGGAGCCGCTTATATACGATAATGTAACCATTTTAGGGAAGGTTATTGGATTGTATCGACATATACACTAA
- a CDS encoding MerR family DNA-binding transcriptional regulator, whose product MAEKYFKTGDIAKFHGVSSDTVRYYDKENLVTPSVVKDNKYRYYSLNDALKFSNVTLGCVN is encoded by the coding sequence ATGGCTGAGAAATATTTTAAAACAGGAGACATAGCCAAATTTCATGGAGTGTCTAGTGATACAGTGCGCTATTACGATAAAGAGAATTTAGTTACTCCTTCTGTTGTTAAAGATAATAAATATAGGTATTATTCTTTGAATGACGCTTTGAAGTTTAGTAATGTAACACTTGGTTGCGTGAATTAG
- a CDS encoding dihydrolipoyl dehydrogenase family protein codes for MFTYDVAIIGAGAGGLNTAMEAISMGKKVVLVDKYKPGGECTWAGCIPSKALIQLADEIHAAKKYANIEVDGKQIMSKVRQLIEKAHQAEAVEQLQAAGIEYIQGDAKINDQHSIRVAHETITAEKIVIATGSRALIPSIKGINQVNYLTNENVFQLEDLPNNLIVVGGGPIGVELTQAFQRLGVQVKLVEMADRILFREEKGLAQQLQGTLEEEGVQLYTSAKALEVKQANCTTTLTIDRNDVLEHIEAEQILFALGRKPNIEKIGLDDLGIRYTNKGIEVNEYNETSVRNIYAVGDVVGPYLFSHMAGFQAKQAMRHAFLEMHTPIEQHPAWCTFTHPELARTGMTENEAREKFQDKFNVYTVSYSELDRAVVDQKTTGEAKIICDQDGFIIGASILGERACELLGELQLMKTFHIPFHKLKDTIHPYPSYSEILTQLSNAAVE; via the coding sequence ATGTTCACATATGATGTAGCAATAATTGGTGCAGGAGCAGGTGGTCTAAACACCGCTATGGAAGCAATTAGTATGGGAAAAAAAGTTGTATTAGTTGACAAATATAAGCCAGGTGGAGAATGTACTTGGGCGGGTTGTATTCCAAGTAAAGCACTTATTCAACTTGCTGATGAAATTCATGCGGCGAAAAAATATGCCAACATTGAAGTAGACGGGAAGCAAATAATGAGTAAAGTTCGTCAATTAATAGAAAAAGCGCATCAAGCGGAGGCAGTAGAGCAATTACAAGCTGCAGGTATTGAATATATTCAAGGTGATGCGAAAATTAACGATCAACACAGCATACGTGTAGCTCATGAAACCATTACTGCTGAAAAAATAGTTATTGCCACTGGATCAAGAGCTCTTATTCCTTCTATTAAAGGAATTAATCAGGTTAACTATTTAACAAATGAGAACGTCTTTCAACTTGAAGATTTACCAAACAATCTAATCGTTGTAGGGGGTGGCCCTATTGGTGTTGAATTAACGCAAGCTTTTCAACGTTTAGGAGTGCAAGTAAAACTAGTTGAAATGGCTGACCGTATTTTATTTAGAGAGGAAAAAGGCTTAGCACAACAGCTCCAGGGTACGTTGGAAGAGGAAGGGGTGCAACTGTATACATCCGCGAAGGCGCTTGAAGTAAAACAAGCAAATTGTACTACAACCCTAACTATAGATAGGAACGATGTACTTGAACATATTGAAGCAGAACAGATATTGTTTGCCTTAGGTAGAAAGCCGAATATAGAAAAAATTGGTTTAGATGATCTGGGGATTCGCTATACTAACAAGGGCATTGAAGTTAATGAATATAATGAAACTTCAGTTCGCAACATTTATGCTGTAGGAGATGTGGTTGGTCCTTATTTATTTTCTCATATGGCTGGATTTCAAGCTAAACAGGCAATGCGACATGCATTTTTAGAAATGCATACCCCAATAGAGCAACACCCAGCTTGGTGCACCTTCACACATCCAGAACTGGCTAGAACAGGGATGACTGAAAATGAAGCAAGGGAGAAATTTCAAGACAAGTTTAATGTTTATACAGTAAGCTATTCTGAATTAGATAGGGCTGTTGTTGATCAAAAGACAACCGGAGAAGCCAAAATAATTTGTGATCAAGATGGATTTATAATTGGAGCAAGTATTTTAGGGGAAAGAGCCTGTGAGTTATTGGGCGAATTGCAACTTATGAAAACATTCCATATTCCCTTCCATAAACTAAAGGATACAATTCATCCATATCCGTCTTATAGTGAAATTCTGACACAATTAAGCAACGCAGCTGTTGAATAA
- a CDS encoding manganese catalase family protein, translating to MWYYEKKLQYPVKVSTCNPMLAKFLVEQYGGADGELAAALRYLNQRYTIPDKVVGLLNDIGTEEFAHLEMIATMIYKLTKDATPEQLKQAGLGEHFVNHDRALFYHNAAGAPFTATYIQAKGDPIADLYEDIAAEEKARATYQWIIDMSDDPDLNDSLKFLREREIIHSQRFREAVEILKEERDQKKYFS from the coding sequence ATGTGGTATTATGAAAAAAAGCTACAATACCCAGTAAAGGTCAGTACTTGTAATCCAATGTTGGCAAAATTTCTCGTTGAACAATATGGAGGAGCAGATGGAGAACTTGCTGCTGCACTTCGTTATTTAAACCAACGTTACACTATACCAGATAAAGTAGTAGGACTTTTAAATGACATTGGAACTGAAGAATTTGCGCATCTGGAAATGATTGCAACGATGATTTATAAATTAACGAAAGATGCAACTCCCGAACAATTAAAGCAGGCTGGTCTTGGTGAACATTTTGTTAATCACGATAGAGCGTTGTTCTACCATAATGCAGCAGGCGCTCCATTCACTGCCACTTATATCCAGGCAAAAGGAGATCCTATTGCCGATTTGTATGAAGATATTGCTGCGGAAGAAAAGGCGCGGGCGACATATCAATGGATTATTGATATGTCCGATGATCCTGATTTAAACGATAGCTTGAAATTTTTAAGGGAAAGAGAAATTATACATTCACAACGTTTTAGAGAGGCTGTAGAAATTTTAAAAGAGGAAAGAGATCAAAAAAAATATTTTAGTTAA
- a CDS encoding spore coat protein CotJB, with product MPPEYYRLLEEIQANDFVLVDLNLYLDTHPNDFEAIQQFNNLSKETMQLKMDFEKKFGPLMHFGKSFSDYPWNWKDTPWPWQV from the coding sequence ATGCCTCCCGAATATTATCGGCTGCTCGAAGAAATTCAAGCAAACGATTTTGTCCTAGTTGATTTAAACCTTTATTTAGATACCCATCCTAACGATTTTGAAGCTATTCAACAATTTAATAATTTATCAAAGGAAACGATGCAATTAAAAATGGACTTTGAAAAGAAATTTGGACCACTTATGCATTTTGGAAAAAGTTTTTCTGACTATCCATGGAATTGGAAAGATACCCCTTGGCCATGGCAAGTTTAA
- a CDS encoding spore coat associated protein CotJA: MFTQYKYWKPYISPYDPCKPSKVKSYATPPQLYMGFQPYGLKQFNTPKEALYHGTLWPQLYSPYPNPHKGDEQGE; this comes from the coding sequence ATGTTCACACAATATAAATATTGGAAACCTTATATAAGTCCGTATGATCCATGTAAACCCAGTAAAGTGAAAAGTTATGCTACTCCACCTCAATTATATATGGGGTTTCAACCATATGGATTAAAACAATTTAACACTCCAAAAGAAGCACTCTATCATGGTACACTTTGGCCTCAATTATATAGTCCTTATCCAAACCCTCATAAAGGAGACGAACAAGGTGAATAA
- the glnA gene encoding type I glutamate--ammonia ligase, with translation MGSTYTREDVVKRIKEENVRFIRLQFTDMLGTIKNVEIPLSQLGKALDNKMMFDGSSIEGFVRIEESDMYLYPDLDTFVVFPWTSEKGKVARFICDIYKTDGTPFEGDPRYNLKRNLKKMEELGFDAFNIGTEPEFFLFKLDEKGDPSMELNDHGGYFDLAPTDLGENCRRDIVLELEEMGFEIEASHHEVAPGQHEIDFKYSDAVKHADDIQTFKLVVKTIARKHNLHATFMPKPLFGVNGSGMHVNMSLFKNGENAFYDKDGDMGLSKTAFQFISGIIKHAGSFTAITNPTVNSYKRLVPGYEAPSYIAWSGANRSCLMRIPNSRGISTRVEARSVDPSANPYLALASLLAAGLDGIENEMTPPPAVDRNIYVMSKEEREENGVHDLPSTLADALEELKKSEVIVNSLGEHLFEHFVEAKEIEWEMFKTQVHPWEREQYLRTY, from the coding sequence ATGGGAAGCACTTATACAAGAGAAGATGTAGTAAAACGCATTAAGGAGGAAAACGTCCGTTTTATCCGTTTGCAGTTTACGGATATGTTGGGGACCATTAAAAACGTGGAGATTCCACTTAGTCAATTAGGTAAGGCTTTAGATAATAAGATGATGTTTGACGGCTCTTCCATTGAAGGATTTGTACGCATTGAGGAGTCTGATATGTATTTGTACCCAGACTTGGATACGTTTGTTGTTTTTCCTTGGACATCAGAAAAAGGAAAAGTAGCTCGCTTTATTTGTGATATTTACAAAACGGATGGGACTCCTTTCGAAGGTGATCCACGTTACAATTTAAAACGAAATTTAAAGAAAATGGAAGAGTTAGGTTTTGATGCTTTTAATATTGGGACTGAACCTGAATTTTTCCTCTTTAAGCTAGATGAAAAAGGCGATCCCTCTATGGAATTAAACGATCACGGAGGCTATTTTGATCTTGCACCAACAGACTTAGGGGAGAACTGCCGTAGAGACATCGTTCTTGAATTAGAAGAAATGGGTTTTGAAATTGAAGCTTCCCACCACGAAGTTGCTCCTGGTCAACATGAAATTGATTTTAAATATTCAGATGCGGTAAAGCATGCAGATGATATTCAAACGTTTAAATTGGTTGTAAAAACAATTGCCCGTAAGCATAATTTGCACGCAACCTTCATGCCGAAACCATTATTTGGAGTGAATGGCTCCGGCATGCACGTGAATATGTCGTTATTTAAAAATGGAGAAAATGCATTTTATGATAAAGACGGTGATATGGGGTTAAGTAAGACGGCTTTTCAATTTATTTCGGGTATTATTAAACATGCTGGTAGCTTCACAGCGATTACAAACCCAACCGTTAATTCCTATAAACGTCTAGTTCCTGGTTATGAAGCTCCTAGTTATATTGCTTGGTCTGGTGCAAATCGAAGTTGTCTCATGCGGATTCCAAATTCTCGTGGTATTAGCACGCGTGTAGAAGCTCGTAGTGTGGATCCATCAGCAAATCCATATTTAGCACTTGCCTCTTTACTAGCAGCTGGCTTAGACGGTATCGAAAATGAAATGACTCCGCCACCAGCAGTTGATCGTAATATTTATGTGATGTCTAAAGAAGAACGTGAAGAAAATGGTGTTCACGATTTACCTAGCACCTTAGCGGACGCATTAGAAGAATTAAAGAAAAGTGAAGTTATTGTAAATTCCTTAGGTGAACACCTTTTCGAACACTTTGTTGAAGCAAAGGAAATCGAATGGGAAATGTTTAAAACACAAGTACACCCGTGGGAAAGAGAGCAATATTTAAGAACTTATTAA
- a CDS encoding MerR family transcriptional regulator produces MPLFAIGIVMKLTELTARQIRYYEEHSLIHPERTTGNQRLFSFNDVDRLLEIKDYLDKGLNIAGIKLLLNEDETKQVSQLKMTESSQISDKELRRILRQELNEPSAHKKANLRQGDLARFFSR; encoded by the coding sequence ATGCCTCTATTTGCAATCGGCATTGTAATGAAGCTTACCGAATTAACAGCTAGGCAAATAAGGTATTATGAAGAGCACAGTTTAATTCATCCAGAAAGAACCACTGGAAATCAGCGATTATTTTCGTTTAATGATGTTGATCGACTGCTTGAGATTAAAGATTATTTGGATAAGGGGCTAAATATTGCCGGCATTAAACTACTGTTGAATGAAGATGAAACGAAACAAGTTTCACAACTAAAAATGACTGAATCCTCTCAGATATCTGACAAGGAGTTGCGGAGGATTCTAAGGCAAGAATTAAATGAGCCAAGCGCTCATAAAAAAGCTAATTTGCGTCAGGGAGACCTTGCTAGGTTTTTTAGCCGTTAA
- a CDS encoding aminotransferase class I/II-fold pyridoxal phosphate-dependent enzyme, producing MTDLLARQAEEDCKPQYTKINNVAEKNQRRVMQAFRNNCVSDSHFQSTSGYGYDDRGREVLESVYAEVFGGEDALVRPQIVSGTHAITTALFGILRPGDELLYITGKPYDTLEEVIGIRGKAEGSLRDFQIIYQHVDLLKNGKVNFEAIKQAMNKKTKVIGIQRSKGYDDRPSFTITEMEEMVNFVKSILPEVIVFVDNCYGEFVEEMEPLHVGADVIAGSLIKNPGGGIVRAGGYIVGKESLIHQCANRLTAPGLGKETGATFHMLQEMFQGFFLAPHVVGEALKGAVFTSRLMELAGYTTSPHYKAERTDLIQSVTFHNRENMIMFCQAIQEHSPVNAYVKPFPSKMPGYEDEVIMAAGTFIQGASIELSADGPLRPPYVAFIQGGLTYAHVKIAITESLEKLSNMTLNK from the coding sequence ATGACAGATTTATTAGCAAGACAAGCGGAAGAAGATTGTAAACCACAATATACAAAGATCAACAACGTAGCTGAGAAAAATCAAAGACGTGTAATGCAAGCTTTTCGAAACAACTGTGTGAGTGATAGTCATTTTCAGTCAACAAGCGGCTATGGATATGATGATAGGGGACGAGAAGTGCTGGAAAGTGTTTATGCTGAAGTATTTGGAGGAGAAGATGCACTTGTAAGACCTCAAATAGTTTCTGGTACGCACGCTATTACAACGGCTCTATTTGGTATACTGCGTCCTGGTGATGAACTATTGTATATTACTGGTAAGCCTTATGATACTTTAGAAGAAGTAATCGGTATTCGTGGTAAAGCTGAAGGATCCTTACGTGATTTTCAAATTATTTATCAGCATGTTGATCTATTAAAGAACGGTAAGGTGAACTTTGAAGCTATTAAGCAAGCAATGAATAAAAAAACAAAAGTAATTGGCATACAACGCTCCAAGGGATATGATGATAGGCCTTCATTTACGATAACAGAGATGGAGGAAATGGTGAACTTTGTGAAGTCCATTCTTCCTGAAGTCATCGTGTTTGTTGATAATTGTTACGGCGAATTCGTCGAAGAGATGGAACCACTACATGTAGGAGCGGATGTTATTGCTGGGTCTTTAATTAAAAATCCCGGTGGCGGTATTGTTCGAGCGGGAGGCTATATTGTTGGAAAAGAATCACTTATTCACCAATGCGCCAACCGTCTAACTGCACCAGGACTTGGAAAAGAGACTGGCGCAACATTTCACATGCTACAAGAAATGTTTCAAGGCTTTTTCCTCGCTCCTCATGTAGTTGGTGAAGCTCTTAAGGGAGCTGTTTTTACTTCAAGACTAATGGAATTGGCCGGCTACACAACATCGCCACATTATAAAGCAGAGCGTACAGATTTGATTCAATCGGTAACATTTCACAATAGAGAAAACATGATTATGTTTTGCCAAGCGATTCAAGAACATTCACCAGTAAATGCTTATGTGAAACCATTTCCAAGCAAAATGCCTGGGTATGAGGACGAAGTAATTATGGCAGCAGGAACGTTTATCCAAGGGGCAAGTATTGAGTTGTCTGCTGATGGCCCGCTACGCCCCCCTTATGTAGCGTTTATTCAAGGTGGGCTAACGTATGCCCATGTAAAGATAGCCATTACAGAATCGTTAGAGAAGCTCAGTAATATGACTTTAAATAAATAG